A single window of Achromobacter xylosoxidans DNA harbors:
- the polA gene encoding DNA polymerase I, whose product MKKTLLLVDGSSYLYRAFHAMPDLRNAQGEPTGALYGVVNMLRKLVSDYKAEYAACIFDARGKTFRDDLYPEYKSHRPPMPEDLAAQIEPIHRAVRALGWPVLAIEGVEADDVIGTLACRAAERGVHTVVSTGDKDLAQLVNSHVTLVNTMSGEVLDEAGVLNKFGVAPDRIVDYLMLVGDTVDNVPGVTKVGPKTAAKWISEFGSIDKLVEGAEGIKGVAGNNLREAIPNFPLTRQLLTVKCDCDLTGHVDSVDDLTPRDRDDATLTELYERYGFRTWLRDLTGDAERVPTGDARVAAEVPAAPTELDYRIIADWPAFDAWMELVDKAALVAVDTETTSLDEMQAKLVGLSMAVAPGVACYIPVAHRGPDGATQLPKDEVLARLRPWLEDASRAKLLHHAKYDTHVFANEGIRLAGIAEDTMLQAYVLESHRGVGLNDLAQRYLGRSGVSYEDLCGKGAKQIGFDEVAVDKAGHYAAEDADFTLQLHQVLRPQVAADAGLERIYLLEMQVSAVLTTIERNGVKVDAAELGRQSHKLGQEMLQLEQKAYELAGQPFNLNSPKQLGEILFGRMQLPVVRKTAGGAPSTDEEVLSKLAQDYPLPQVLLEYRGLSKLKSTYTDKLPRMINPDTGRVHTHYSQAAVITGRLASSDPNLQNIPVRTEAGRRVREAFIAEQGLLLSADYSQIELRIMAHVSDDANLQRAFAAGEDIHRATASEVFGVALADVSSEQRRAAKAINFGLIYGMGVFGLASNLGITRDAAQAYIDRYFARYPGVAMYMENTRRVAREQGYVETVFGRRLQLPEIRGASGPRRQGAERAAINAPMQGTAADLIKMAMVAVQDWLEAEKLQTRMIMQVHDELVLEAPDAELELVKQTLPRLMCNVAELRVPLVAEVGVGKNWEQAH is encoded by the coding sequence ATGAAAAAAACCTTATTGCTGGTCGACGGTTCAAGCTACTTGTACCGCGCTTTCCACGCTATGCCTGATTTGCGCAATGCGCAAGGCGAACCTACGGGTGCGCTGTACGGCGTAGTCAATATGTTGCGCAAGCTTGTATCCGACTATAAGGCAGAGTATGCCGCATGTATTTTCGATGCGCGTGGCAAGACGTTCCGCGACGATCTGTATCCGGAATACAAGTCGCACCGTCCGCCCATGCCGGAAGACCTGGCGGCCCAGATCGAGCCCATCCACCGCGCCGTGCGCGCCCTGGGCTGGCCGGTGCTGGCCATCGAGGGGGTCGAGGCCGATGACGTGATCGGCACGCTGGCCTGCCGCGCCGCCGAACGCGGCGTGCATACGGTGGTGTCCACCGGCGACAAGGACCTGGCGCAACTGGTCAACAGCCACGTCACCCTGGTCAACACCATGAGCGGCGAGGTGCTGGACGAGGCCGGCGTGCTCAACAAGTTCGGCGTGGCGCCGGACCGCATCGTCGACTACCTGATGCTGGTGGGCGATACCGTCGACAACGTCCCGGGCGTGACCAAGGTCGGCCCCAAGACGGCCGCCAAATGGATCTCCGAGTTCGGCTCGATCGACAAGCTGGTCGAAGGCGCCGAAGGCATCAAGGGCGTGGCGGGCAACAACCTGCGCGAAGCCATCCCCAATTTCCCGCTGACGCGCCAGCTGCTGACGGTGAAGTGCGACTGCGACTTGACCGGCCACGTCGACAGCGTCGACGACCTGACGCCGCGCGATCGCGACGACGCCACCCTGACCGAACTGTACGAACGCTACGGTTTCCGCACCTGGCTGCGAGACCTGACCGGCGACGCCGAGCGCGTGCCGACGGGCGACGCCCGCGTGGCGGCCGAAGTGCCGGCCGCGCCCACGGAGCTGGATTACCGCATCATTGCCGACTGGCCGGCGTTCGACGCCTGGATGGAACTGGTGGACAAGGCGGCGCTGGTGGCGGTGGATACGGAGACCACCTCGCTGGACGAGATGCAGGCCAAATTGGTCGGCCTGTCGATGGCGGTGGCGCCGGGCGTGGCCTGCTATATCCCGGTCGCGCACCGCGGCCCGGACGGCGCCACACAACTGCCCAAGGATGAGGTGCTGGCACGGCTGCGTCCGTGGCTGGAAGACGCCTCTCGCGCCAAGCTGCTGCATCACGCCAAGTACGACACTCACGTGTTCGCCAACGAAGGCATCCGCCTGGCGGGCATCGCCGAAGACACCATGCTGCAGGCCTACGTGCTGGAGTCGCATCGCGGCGTCGGCCTGAACGACCTGGCGCAGCGCTACCTGGGCCGCAGCGGGGTTTCGTACGAAGACCTGTGCGGCAAGGGCGCCAAGCAGATCGGCTTCGACGAAGTGGCGGTGGACAAGGCCGGCCACTACGCCGCCGAGGATGCCGACTTCACGCTGCAACTGCACCAGGTGCTGCGCCCGCAGGTGGCGGCCGATGCCGGGCTGGAACGCATCTACCTGCTGGAGATGCAGGTATCGGCGGTGCTGACCACGATCGAGCGCAACGGCGTCAAGGTCGATGCGGCGGAACTCGGCCGCCAGAGCCACAAGCTGGGCCAGGAAATGCTGCAGCTCGAGCAGAAGGCCTATGAACTGGCAGGGCAGCCCTTCAACCTGAATTCGCCCAAGCAGCTGGGCGAGATCCTGTTCGGCCGCATGCAGTTGCCGGTGGTGCGCAAGACCGCCGGCGGCGCGCCATCGACCGACGAGGAAGTGCTGAGCAAGCTGGCGCAGGACTACCCGCTGCCGCAGGTGCTGCTGGAGTACCGGGGGCTGTCCAAGCTCAAGTCCACTTACACGGACAAGCTGCCGCGCATGATCAATCCCGATACCGGCCGCGTGCACACGCACTATTCGCAGGCCGCGGTGATCACCGGCCGCCTGGCGTCGTCCGATCCCAACCTGCAGAACATCCCGGTGCGCACCGAGGCCGGGCGCCGGGTGCGCGAGGCCTTCATCGCCGAGCAGGGCCTGCTGCTGTCGGCCGACTATTCGCAGATCGAGCTGCGCATCATGGCGCACGTGTCGGACGACGCCAACCTGCAGCGCGCCTTCGCGGCCGGCGAGGACATCCACCGCGCCACGGCGTCGGAAGTGTTCGGCGTGGCGCTGGCGGACGTGTCGTCCGAGCAGCGGCGCGCGGCCAAGGCGATCAACTTCGGCCTGATCTACGGCATGGGCGTGTTCGGCCTGGCATCCAACCTGGGTATCACGCGCGACGCGGCGCAAGCGTATATCGACCGCTACTTCGCCCGCTATCCCGGCGTGGCCATGTACATGGAGAACACGCGCCGAGTGGCCCGCGAGCAAGGCTACGTCGAGACCGTGTTCGGGCGCCGGCTGCAACTGCCGGAAATCCGCGGCGCCTCGGGCCCGCGTCGCCAGGGCGCCGAGCGCGCGGCGATCAACGCGCCGATGCAGGGCACCGCGGCCGACCTCATCAAGATGGCGATGGTGGCGGTGCAGGACTGGCTCGAAGCCGAAAAGCTGCAGACCCGCATGATCATGCAGGTGCACGACGAACTGGTGCTGGAAGCGCCGGACGCCGAACTGGAGCTGGTCAAGCAAACTCTGCCGCGCCTGATGTGCAACGTGGCCGAGCTGCGTGTGCCGCTGGTGGCCGAGGTGGGCGTGGGCAAGAACTGGGAACAGGCGCACTGA